DNA from Bacillus sp. Marseille-P3661:
ATGTTCATGTTAAAGGAGATACAGCTAACATTTCATCTGTTTCGATTGAACATCTTGACTCAACGATTGTACTTGAAACAAAGAATAAGAAACTATACAGTATTAAAAAGCCAGCCGACATTGTAAAACCGGATATTTCAAAAATTATTGTTACTTTTAACGATGGTTCAACACATGTGTATAGTCCTGCTATTAATTATGCCGGTGTCGAAGGGAATGGAACGATCAATTATTGGATCGAAGTAGCAGATAAAGTTGACCAGAGCGTTACGAAAGCTAAATCTATAAAACAAGAAATAGATAAGGATAGTGTAAAAGCAAAGAAAACTAATGAAATTAAGAAGGATAAATCCAATGGAAATAAAACAACAATAGAAGTAGAGAAAAATAGAACAACAACTGCTGTTAAAGATAATTCTCAATCAACTACCAACATAACTACTAAAATAGAAACGAAAGAGGAGAATAAGTCGACAATAACAGCAGGCGTAGCAACAAGTTCAACTGCGAAAACAAGCGATTCTCAAGGATTAGTTCAGGTCAATGACAGTCAAAGTACAAGCAAAGATTCCGTAAATGATGAAACTATAGGTATTCATAATGCTAGCTCGAAAGTTGAACAAACTGAAACCAACGAAAACAATAGTCCAACAGCTACAATTAGCGGCGGTGAACTACCAGATACAGCAAGCGTTTGGTATAACTTATTAGTAATTGGCGGTATTTTGTTGATAGTCTCTATACTAGTGATTTTAAAACTGAAACTTTCAAGGTAAGAGTATAGGTGCATATATGAAAAAAATAATGATTGTTTTATGTAGTGTCTTGTGTTTCTTATCTTTGTCTTTAATATTTTTTTCGATTACACAAATTTTTTTATCAGACCAAAAAATAGAGCATTCACTTAAAGAGTGGAATGAAAAAGTTGCAAGTATATCAATAATACCCTCTCATGCTAGTGCCGCAGGCGTTGATGATGAGAGGGAAAATAATGCGATACAATCTAACACGCCAAAACAAGGCGAGGTTGTAGGCAAAATAATCTTCCCAAAATTATCAGAAGAATTTCCAATCATTGAAGGTACAAATGAAGAACAATTATCCCGTGGTGTTGGGCATTATATTGGAAGTGTCTTACCAGGAATGAAGGATAATTCTGTATTAGCTGGACATCGTGATGGAGTTTTTCAAAATCTAAACCAATTGAATAATGGAGATTTGATAAAAGTAGAGACAATTACTGGAGTTTATACCTATAAGATTAGTAAACAACAAATAGTCGATGAAAATGATCGAACAATAATTGTGCCAACAAACGAAGCCACGCTTACACTCGTGACCTGTTATCCCTTCAATTTTATCGGGCCAGCTCCTAAACGATATATCATAACGGCTCATTTAACAGAGTAATACCTAAAGAATTTTTTGTTCAAATAGATGCATTGATTCCAATAATAAAGCGCTTGATTATTGTCGAAAGAAATGATCAAGCGCTTTACATCATGTATATCAATATTAATTAATATACTGTTAGCGAACATTATTTTTTAAACAAGAATAGGTAATTAAGGAAAAGGGAATATTTAAGTAGAAGGAGGAGGGCTATGGATAAAGAAAGCATCAAATTAACAGCACCAGAAATATCGAGTCTTTGGACGCAATATTTGTTTGATTCAATGTCAATTTGCTTTATAAAATATGTACTCGAACATATTGAAGATCACGAAATCAAAGACATATACATAAAAGCTTTAGGCTATTCAGAGCGACATATTCAACAAATTAAGGATTTCTTTATGGGTGAAAACTTTCCTATTCCATATGGCTTTTCTGACCAAGATGTGAATATAAAAGCACCGCGTCTTTTTCAGGATCCTTTTTACTTGTACTATATGTATATTATGTCATTACAAGGAATTACCGCCTATGCACTATCACTTAGTACATCAATTCGCTCGGATTTAAGAAAATATTACATAACATGTAATGCTGAAGTTACGAATCTATTTGAAAAAACAATGGAAACGTTATTGTCAAAGGGTCTGTTTTCACGGCCCCCAGTCCTCACGCCCCCTACTTCTGCAGAATTTGTAAAACACCAAAGTTTTCTAACAGGATGGTTTGGACAACGGCGTCCATTAACAGCTATGGAAATTGGCGATATAACTTTTAATATGAATAAAATGCATCTACATGTAGCTTTGAAGGTTGGCTTTAGTCAGGTTGCTGAATCGGATAAGATACGTAAATATATAAATAGAGGAATTGAGATTTCGAATAAACATCTCGAGAACTTTGATGATATATTCCGTGAAGAAAAGCTTAATTCCCCAATGTCATGGCAATCACAAGTTACCAATTCAACTACATCACCTTTCTCTGATAAGTTACTGATGTATCAAGTACAATTGTCAACGCAAATTGCTGTCGCCTTTTATGGCACTGCTTTAAGTGTTACGTCAAGAAGAGACCTTGCTTTTAAATATGTGACACTTACTGCTGAACTTGCAAAATATGCTGAAGATGGAGCAAATCTTATGATCGATATGGGATGGTTAGAAGAGCCGCCAAAAGCAAGTGATCGCCGAGAATTGACAAAACAAAATAAGGGCTAGTAAATGAAAAAAAACAAAGGTGCTTTCCTTAAGAAGGTAAAGAACCTTTGTTTTTAGTAGTTTGTTTACTATTAATCAGCAGAAGTAATTGTAAAAAAGTAATCGGCAATAGAGTTCTTTTGTATGCTAAATACTTAGGCTCCCAGTTCGATGTAAATTTATTTTTAAACTTTTTAAGGCCTTTAAAATTATACAATGTATTGCCGTAGAGATAGGCCAAGCGAATAAGTTTTTCACTTGTAAATGAATGCTTGCAATTCCCGACATTTGCAAGTGGGGTCATCCCTAAGCTACAGGTATGATAACCGTTATCTTTTGCCCATTTAAAGATATGAATAAATAAGACATCCATTGTTCCATGAGGACTTTCTGAGGACTTTCTCATCAGGTCAATGCTAATTGTATTTTTGTAATCTGTTGCTAATGTTGCAAAGGCAATTACGTTCCCGTCGGGGTCATGTAAAAGTGCTATAGGGAATCGGGATACATATTGTTTACTAAAAGATACGACTGAAAATCCTTTCTCCTTCTGTTCTCCTAACCATGAATCGGAGATAAGTTTTAACACGGAAAGTAACTCTTTCGAATAAGGTGGATGTAATACGCTGAATTTATATGAATTACGAGCAAATTTATTAAATCTGGTCCGCAATTTTGCTCCTTGTTTGCCTTCTAAAGAAAATTGGTTTAGATCAACTAACCCTTCTTCCCCTAACTTGACGAATCTATAACCTGAATCATGATAATATTGCATATAACGTGGGCTAATTTGATAGAAAACAGGTTTAAGTCCCTTGCTTTTACTGAATTCAAAAAATTCCTTTATAGAATCTTTTATTTTAGTTTCTTCCCCAATTGGATCACCTAATACAACTAATTTATTTGCAATTCGTTTATAAACTAGAAAAACATCTCGTTGTTTTGTCCAAAAAATTTCTTTATCCCGTAAGAAGATGAGATGTGATACATGATTTCCACTTTTTTCTTTTAATAGAGAAATTAATTGGTCAAAATGAAGGTCAAAATCACATGTGGAAGATTCTCTCATCACCTTTTGTTTCTTTATAAAGGAATTAATTATTTTGATATCATACATGAAGTTTTCCTCCTGATAAAAATAACCTATTAAATAATAACATATAGAAGGATAATAGAAAGAAGAATTTTATTACAGTTGAAGTGGATTCATTTCGTGTCTTTGGACCACGGTATTATTAGCAAGAATACCGATTAATAAGCGAAAGATTGGTGGAAATTGGGCAGGCTTGCTTCGAAATACTATTGATGAGGGAAGGGCAAACTCAACCTGAAAGAGGAAATCCGGCGGGTATGATTGGTAATTTAGATGAAGAAACAATGGTAAAAGTACAAGCTATTATGGAACAAGAAAGAGCAGGGACTATAACTAAAGAACAAGCTCAAGAACAAATGGCTGAACTTGGATTGGAGTTACCTGTAAGAGGTTCTAGACCATCAGAAGAAAGTAAGCCCAATTAATTGATTCAAACCAACAAAGGTAATCAAAAGTGCGAAGGCTTAGCAAAAATGCTAAAATATAGTTAAGATTTGGAAAGGATGGTGTATCGTGAAGCAGATTGACTTCTCTGATTTAAATGTATGGATTCAATCAAAAAAGCCTGAAGTAGAACGTCGATTACTTCAAGAAAAAGCTAACCATCGTAATTTTCGAACAAGACCCAGGGATCCTGATGAAATAAAAATCTTAGATATTTTGTGTAAAAAGAAATGGGAAAAAGCAGAGCAAGAGGGGAAAATAAAATATCTATCAGATCGAGTGTGGTACTATGAGCTTGATTGAAAAGGCGAAGGAACAATTACAACAACTTCAGTCTAGAAATCAATTTGAAAAGATGTTAAAAGTAACAGCCATTTTAACATATTTATTAGAAGAAAGACGATTACGTCCTATTGTGGTAGGAGGATTAGCTGTTGAAATCTATACTCGAAGTGATTATACGACAACAGATATCGACTTAATCCTAAGTGATCGAGAGGTTGCTAACGCACTATTGTTAGAATTGGGTTTCACGAAGGTAGGAAGACATTGGTATCATGAGGACTTGTCGGTAAGTATCGAAATTCCTAATGATATTTTAAGAGATGCAGATGAAGAAAGGGTTATTGAGCTTTCTCTTGAAAAAGATTTAAAGGTGTACGTTATAGCAATCGAAGATATTATTCTTAATCGACTTCGAGCATGTGTTCATTGGAAATCCTCTTCAGATTGTGAATGGGGAAAACGGATGTTACTGCTTCATCGCGAGCGTTTGGATATCCCATATATGTTTAAACAAGCAAAAGTAGATTTAACTATTAATATTTTAAATGAATGGATTAAATAACTAATATTTCTCATTACCATTTTGTTTTATTATCTTTTGCTAGAAACAAGTAGATGTCATTAATAGGAACTTTTACGAGTTACAATCGAAACGGAAACGCTCAATCCCTAAAAACTGGGATTGGGCGTTTTTTTTATAAAGCTAGTTTCCTGAGGTTTGTAAAGTAGCCCTAATATTTACTTAGCAATTATTTACATTAGATTAATATGGAATTAAAAATCGTTATTTATGATAGACATATCAAATAAATGAAAGGGGACACTGAGTGACACTACTACATAAAATTGGAAAGAAACCTATTATCGCTGCATTAAGAGATCCTAAAGAAGTAGAAACAGCAATCAAAAGCAATGTGGATAACATTTTCTTTATGGGTGGAAATGTTCAGGAAGTAATCAAGTCAGTCAAACTTGCCAAAGCATCCAATAAAGGAGCGTTTGTTCATCTTGATCTTATCAAAGGCCTATCAAGTGTAGACAAAGAAGTTATTGAATTTGTGTCTGAATATATTGGTGTTGATGGAATAATAACTCCTAAAAGCCATCTTGTTCGTGAAGCTAAAAAAGCAAACTTGTATGGTATTTTACATTTATTTGTTTTAGATTCAAATGCTTTATATAAAGGGAAAGAGATGGTTGCAAATATTCAACCAGACGGTATTGAAATCATGCCAGGTATTTTATCAAAAGCAACGAGAGAGTTTTCGATGGTAAATGAAAATATCCCGGTGATTGCAAGCGGCTTAATTCAGTCAAAAGCAGAGGTTTCTGATAGCTTGCAAGCAGGGGCCACATCACTGTCAGTCAGTGAAAAAGATTTATGGGATTTGACATTTGATGAACTTTTTATTGAATCTAATAAACAATCAACTGTTGATAGAGTGACGAGAGGGAGAGAACGCTCTGAATCAACAATAGGATAGAAGTGTATTTAACTATGTCTATTGTTATTCAATGTGTTCTCTCCCTTTTTTTTACTAAAACTAATAAACCTTTTAGGAGGAATTTACATGTTATCACAAAATCAATCAACTATTATTTTGTTAAGCATCGATGGACTGGCAAACTACTATCTTGAAGATCCAAAGGTAAAAATGAAAAACCTGAGAAAATTAATAGAAAGCGGAACCGTTGCGCAAGGAATGAATAGTATTTTTCCGACAGCTACATGGGCTATTCATACAAGTATGGTAACAGGTAAATATCCAAATAAACATGGTGTTCTTGGGAATCGTGTTGTGCGAAAGGACATAAAGCAAATAGGTGAATATTTTGGAGACCGCATGTGGGACAAAGAGGATGTTCTTATTGGAGAAACTATTTATGATGCAGCTAAAAGGCTTGGTTATAAAACGGCATCAATCTGTTGGCCTGTTACAAGGGGAGCAAAATCAATTGATTTCAATATTCCAGAGTTTTATGAACAAGATTTATTTGAGAAATATTCTTCTCAACCATTTTGGAATGAATTAAAAGATGCGGGGTTTCCGGTAGATCAGTATGGTTCATGGAGCACAGATCATTCACGGGGACAGATGCAAGACTGGCTTACAACAGAAATCACTAAGTATTTAATCCAAAAGCGACAAGCTAATTTTATTATGCTGCACTATTTATTGCCTGATAGCTTTCAGCATGACTACGGAACCAAATCAAAAGAGGTTTATTGGGCATTGGAATATATAGATGAAAGAATTGGGGACCTGATTGAGACTTTACAATCTGAGGGACTATGGGAAGATAGCCATTTGTTCATTTGCTCTGATCATGGATTTGTTGATACAAAACGTACATTATATCCAAATGTACTATTTAAACTAAATGGTTTGTATGATTCTCAAAATCCTTCTAATAGTAAAGTTTTGGCTGTATCAAATGGAGGTTCTAGCTATGTGTATCTTTTAGAAAAAGACAACATAGAACGAGAGCGATTAAGAGTAGTTGTTCGGAATTTACTGAATGATACAGATGGAATTCGTGATGTCTATGAAATTGATCGCTTTGCTGAATTAGGATTGCCTGGGCTGGGTGAACATGATAATCAGCGGCCAGATTTTGTGCTCGAATGTGAGTTGGATTGTTTTGTCCATTTCGAAGATAGTGGAAATGAAGTCATAGTAAATGAGTCGAAAATTAAAGGTATGCATGGCTATCTACCTTCACACCAACAATTAAAGGCGATGTTTATAGCTGTAGGAAAATCTTTTCATTCAAATCATATTATACCTGAAATGAACGTAGTGGATATTGCACCAACTATTGCAAAGTTATTAGATGTTGAATTGGAAAATGCTGATGGACAGGTGATTGAGGCATTATTTAAAGAGATAAGGATGATCCACTAGCTTGTTAGAGCACAGCTTAAAATCAAAAGGATGGAAGGAGGATAATAGTGGATACACTGATGGTTCCAAATTTAAAAGAGATAAAAGTATTTCTTTTTGATTTAGATGGTTGTTTATACTTTGGTAAGCGTCCTGCGGAAGGGGCAGCTGAACTTCTTGCAACTTTGAGAGCTGATAATAAAGTCATATTATTTGTTACAAATAATTCTACTGAAACAGCTCCTGAAATCGTTGATAAATTATTTCAACTTGGCATAAAAGCAAATGAAAATGAAATGATTTGCACAACTGATCTAATAGGTAGATTGTTAAAAAATCAATTTGGGAGTTTAGCTGTTAAAGTCTTTGGAAGTGATGCGTTAAAAAAACAGGTCCGAACGAGCGGGCATAATGTTTTATCACTAGATCACCATCAAAAGGCAGACGCAGTTATTGTTGGGAGGGATATATCTTTTGACTATGAAAAGTTAAGGAAAATAGCTTTAGAAATTAGTAATGGGGCACTTATTATCAGCACCAACCCGGATGGTTATCACTTTAATGATGCTAAAGAAATGGTACCTGAAACTGGCTCCCTAGTTGCATCTGTAGAGAGTATGTTTGATATAAAAGTCCCTTATATAGGAAAACCCGCACCGTATTTGTTTGAGGAAGCCTTAAGACGGAGTGGAGCTCATGCTCATGAGATGTTAATGGTGGGTGATAATTTGAATACAGATATTGTGGGCGGAAACAGTATGGGGATAAAAACCGCTTGGATTCAAAATGAAAAGGTTAATATAAATATTCATATAAAGCCTGATTTTATATTGAAGAGTATTGAGGAATTATTTCTTCTATACTTTAATAAAGTTTAACTTCCTAAAGGATTAAAGTATAAGAAAAGAGGGCCTTGGGCATCCCTTTAGGTACTTCGTAATTTGCCATTACGGGCAAATTACGTGTGTTTCTCTAATATCAAATAAATTAGGGGGTTACTCTAAATGCGTACTGCAGTTACGAATGTACAGGTAAGAGAGAGGCAAAAGGTTAATAGGCGCATATTAAAATTTTTAAATCTAAAGAAATATATTTGGCCGTATGCCATGCTATCTCCTACACTCGTGATTTTAGCTATCTTTTTCGTTTTTCCTTTTTTCTTTTCATTGTATTTAAGTTTTATGCAATGGAATCTGGTAAGTCCAACTAAAGAGTTTGTTGGATTCTTTAATTACTCTAGTTTATTGACTGATGATGTCTTTTGGATGGCCTTAAAAAATACGATGTTATATGTATTTGGTACCGTGCCATTATCGATGATCATTGCGATTGGATTAGCAGTATTAATAGAAAGTACAGGTCGGCGCATTCGTGAAATTTATCGCTTTCTATTATTTATACCTGTTGTTGCTTCAATTGCAGTAACTAGTATAGTGTGGATGCTACTTATGAATCCCGATACGGGCCTTATTAATAATTATTTAAGTATGATCGGATTAACGGGCCCAAACTGGTTGAATGACCCCAAATGGGCATTGTGGAGTTTAATGATTGTTGGTGTTTGGAAAGCGGTGGGTTATAACATGGTTTTATATATAGCAGGTTTGAAAGGGATTGATACGCAACTGTATGAAGCTGCCGAAATCGATGGTGCAGGCTCATGGAAGAAGTTTATTTCAATAACGTTACCACAACTTTCTCCGGTAAATATGTTTGTACTTGTTGTTAGTATTATTAATTCTTTTCAGGTATTCGCAACGGTTCATATTATGACGAGCGGTGGTCCCAATAATGCAACAAATGTATTGATCTACCAAGTATGGCAAGAAGCCTTTCAATTTTTCGATATTGGGAGGGCAAGTGCACTCTCTATGATTCTTTTTATTATCGTTCTAGTAATTGCTGTTATCCAAATAAGATTGATTGATTCAAAGGTACATTATTCTTAAAAGGGGTGCAATTAGTGAAGATTATAGTAAAAGACCCTACACATTCATTCATTCTGCACGGATTTCTAATATTGTTTACTTGTATAGCACTATTGCCAATTTTTTGGATGATCAGTGTTTCCTTTAAACCGTCTAACGAGATTTATAGTAATTGGTGGTTCTTACCTGTACCCTTCTCGATTGAAGGTTATGCCCAAGTGTTTGAACATACACCATTTCTTATGTGGTTAACAAATAGCGTATTGATCACATCTTTACAGACATTAGGTCAGGTTGTATTAGCTTTTTTTGCTGCGTATGTTTTTTCAAGGTTCGAATTTCCAGGACGTGATTGGCTATTTTATTTAGTGCTAGCCACGATGATCATCCCTCACCAAGCTATGATGGTGCCTACATATATTACAGTTAATATGTTTAATTGGGTGAATACATTAACAGGTGTGATTGTTCCGTTTTTAGCAAGTGGCTATGCTATTTTTCTTCTAAGGCAGTTCTTTTTAGGAGTACCCAAAAGTTTAGCTGAGGCAGCTGAGGTCGATGGTTGTGGGCCTTTAAGGATTTTATGGTATATATATTTGCCAGCCTCAATACCAGCACTTACTGCGTTAAGCATAATATTATTTGTGAATAATTGGAATGAATTTTATTGGCCGCTACTGATATTGATGGATGAAAATAAGTTTACATTACCCGTTGCGCTTGTTCAATTTCAAAATGAAGGCGTGCTTGAAACTGTACCAACTATGGCAGTAGCAACATTATCTACAATTCCAGTACTAGCTTTATATTTTATGTGTCAAAAAAAGTTTGTTGAAGGATTCACGAATACAGGTCTTAAAGGCTAAATCATTTAGCTATCTATTAGGAGGAGAAAACATGAAACGTAAGTTATTAACTTGTATAGCTATTCTATTCTTATTATTTTCACTAGGTTGTTCAAATATATCCAGTTCATCAGAGCCAGTCACTCCATCCGAAAATTCAAATGGAGATCCTATTGAAATTGAATTTATGCACATTTGGGGAGGAAGTGCAGGAGAAGCAGTAGATCGTTTAGTTACAGAATACAACGAAAGTCAGGATAAAGTGCATGTCAAACCGGTCTTTGTTCAAGGATCATATGAAGGAATACTGGAAAAGCTTCAGATTTTAGCGACTTCAAACCAATTGCCAGACTTAGTATTATCAGGGTTTACATATACAAATTATATGATTAAAAATATGCCTATTGTTCCATTACAAACGTTCATAGATAAAGAGAATATGGATCTATCTGACTTCTTTCCCAAAATGCTTGAACTAGGTAAAGGAATGGGTGAAGTAGCAGATGGGAGTATTTACGGACTTCCATTTGTAGTGAGTACACCGGTTGTTTATTACAATAAAGATCTTTTTGAACAGGCAGGTTTAGATCCAGAAAATCCTCCAAAGACATTTGATGAATGGCGTGAAGTCGCTAAATTATTAACCAATGGAGACCAAAAAGGAATTTATTTTAACTATAGCATTACAGGAAATTGGTTATTCCAAGCGATGACGGAGACATTAGGCGGACAAATGATTGCGGTTGATGAAACACAGGTAGCTTTTAACAATGTTGCGGGTAAACAATCATTACAATATTGGGTTGATTTAATTAATGTTGATCAAACAATGCCAAACGTTGATAATCAACAAGCCGTGCAAAGCTTTACAAGCGGAAAGCTAGGCGTGTACGTAAATACAACAGCTTCACTACGTCAACTTCAGGCAGAAAGTGATTTTGAAATTGGAACAGCCCCATTCCCGGTTGATGGCACACATCCCCGTAAAGTACCTGCTGGGGGAAATGCCATTTACATGATTGAATCTAACACAGAACAAGAAGAAGCTGCATGGGATTTTATTAAGTTTGCAACTTCTCCTAAAGGAACGACGATAATCTCAGAAGGAATCGGTTATATGGCTGTACGTCAAAGTGCGATAGAAAAGGATGAGCTATTAGGAAAGTATTTAAAGGAAGAAAATCCGGTAGCCTACACAACTTATACACAGGTTGATGATATGGTCCCATGGTATAACTATCCTGGTGAAGGTGGAACACGTATTTACAAGATTGTTCAAGATAATATTCAGGCTGCACTTACACTGCAAAAGTCAGTCGAGGAAGCTTTAAATGGTGCAGCGAAGGAAGCAAATCAATTAATACGATAACGGGAAGTGGAAATGATTCGGGAATAACCTGATCATTTCCACTGAATGATTGTACATACCTATCTATGGAGGAGGATAATCATGGGCGAACTTAAGTTGGAGCATGTATTTAAGTATTATGACAGCAATAAGGCTTCTGTAAATGATTTTAATTTACATATTAAAGAGAAGGAGTTCGTTGTATTTGTTGGGCCTTCAGGATGTGGCAAATCAACGACATTGCGAATGATTGCAGGGCTTGAAGACATCTCGAAGGGGGATTTATATATAGAAGGAATACGAGTAAATGACGTATCTCCAAAAGACCGTGATATAGCTATGGTATTTCAAAATTATGCTTTATATCCACATATGAATGTGTTTGATAACATGGCATTCGGATTAAAGCTTAAGAAAGTTCCTAAGGATGTAATCAAAAACAAAGTTCAAGCTGCCGCGACAATGCTAGGATTGGAAGAGTATTTATATCGAAAACCGAAAGCATTATCTGGTGGACAAAGGCAGAGGGTTGCCTTAGGACGTGCGATCATCAGGGATGCCAAAATTTTTTTAATGGATGAGCCATTATCTAATCTAGATGCGCAGCTTCGTACACAAATGCGAGCTGAAATTATCAAGCTACACCAGAGCCTGCAAACGACAACGATTTATGTTACTCATGATCAGACTGAGGCTATTACGATGGCTACGCGGATTGTTGTAATGAAGGATGGTGTTATTCAACAAGTAGGAACACCTAAAGAGGTATATAATAATCCGGAAAATATGTTTGTCGGCGGCTTTATTGGAACTCCTGCCATGAATTTTTTAACCGGTATTGTTCAAGAAGGGAAGTTTAAAATTGGTGATGTTGAAATTGTAATACCGAAAGAAAAGCTCTTTACTTTAAAAGGAAATGGTTATAAGAACTGTGAAATTGTTATAGGAATCCGTCCTGAAAATGTACATAGAATATATGAAGATAATAGTAAGCATAGTTTGGATGTCATCCATGCTACAGTAGATGTAGCTGAATTAATGGGCAGTGAAACACTTTTATATTTGAAGTTGGGTGGTCAAACATTTACTGCAAAGGTTAGCGCCAATGAAGACGTTCTTGTTGGCGAAAGTATTCCTATAAATTTAGATTTGAATAAAGCTCATTTTTTTGATAAAGATTCAGGCTTACGAATTCGCTAAAATTATCAATAAAGGTGCCCTCTCCATGTTGTGTATTGAGGGCACCTATTATTATTTTAGGAAGTGCTGTCAGCCAATTAGTTTTCATGCATCGCGAAGTTTGATTAATCAACCAAACCTAATATTTTTAACCCATTATAAATACCTGAGTTCTCAACATCCGTTGTTACATGCTTTGCGTATTGAAATAAATCTGGATGTGCGTTGCCCATCGCAATACCCTCTCCAACAGCACTTAGCATTTCTTTATCGTTCATCCCATCTCCAAAAGCAATGGTGTTTTCTTTTGAGTAGCCTAACCTTTCAATTAGCTTTTGAACGGCTATACCTTTATTTACATTATCCCTGATGACATCTAAGCAATTTTTTAAGCCAGTAACATTCACATTTGAATAATGAATTCCTTCAAAATCTTGATAATACGTATCTGCTTTATCTTCCGATGTGATAATAGTTAAGCCTAAGATACTATGGATATTAGCGAAAGTAAAAATCTGATTTAGGTTCATTTCAAACGTTTTGATAAATTGTTGTACTAAATCGGTTTCCAAAGAAGTAAATAAATTTTCTTTATCAGAATATAGCACCAGTTCATGATTATGGGCGTTTGCAATCTCAACAAACTTTTCAATATCTTTATGATCGACAGGCTCTCGATAGATTTCTTCGCCTTGATAAATACCATGTGCCCCGTTATATGAAATAAAAGATGTAATCGATAATTCATTTGCAAGGTCTTTAATATTATGTAAAGGACGACCGGTAGCTAAAACAACTTCGATACCTTTCTCTTGTAATTGTGAAATAGCATTCTTAGTCGAAACCTCAATGGTATGGTTCGCTTTTAAGATTGTTCCGTCTATATCTAGAAAAACAAGTTTGTAATCGTTCATGCGAATTCTCCTTAATAATTTAGAATTGTATAATGTTAACTCAGTGTTTAAGTAGGTAAGTATTAGTAAATTCACTATTAATTCCATTGCTTTTAATATAGGTTTATTTCATGCTTACAAGCTAAAAATGATATATATTTTGGAATAGGAAATTATTCCTGAATTGGGATAAAAGCTGTTAATGGGAATAGAAGGGGATAACTTTTTCTTCCTAAATCATTCACAATATATCA
Protein-coding regions in this window:
- a CDS encoding class D sortase gives rise to the protein MSLIFFSITQIFLSDQKIEHSLKEWNEKVASISIIPSHASAAGVDDERENNAIQSNTPKQGEVVGKIIFPKLSEEFPIIEGTNEEQLSRGVGHYIGSVLPGMKDNSVLAGHRDGVFQNLNQLNNGDLIKVETITGVYTYKISKQQIVDENDRTIIVPTNEATLTLVTCYPFNFIGPAPKRYIITAHLTE
- a CDS encoding DUF3231 family protein, coding for MDKESIKLTAPEISSLWTQYLFDSMSICFIKYVLEHIEDHEIKDIYIKALGYSERHIQQIKDFFMGENFPIPYGFSDQDVNIKAPRLFQDPFYLYYMYIMSLQGITAYALSLSTSIRSDLRKYYITCNAEVTNLFEKTMETLLSKGLFSRPPVLTPPTSAEFVKHQSFLTGWFGQRRPLTAMEIGDITFNMNKMHLHVALKVGFSQVAESDKIRKYINRGIEISNKHLENFDDIFREEKLNSPMSWQSQVTNSTTSPFSDKLLMYQVQLSTQIAVAFYGTALSVTSRRDLAFKYVTLTAELAKYAEDGANLMIDMGWLEEPPKASDRRELTKQNKG
- a CDS encoding phosphatidylglycerol lysyltransferase domain-containing protein; the encoded protein is MYDIKIINSFIKKQKVMRESSTCDFDLHFDQLISLLKEKSGNHVSHLIFLRDKEIFWTKQRDVFLVYKRIANKLVVLGDPIGEETKIKDSIKEFFEFSKSKGLKPVFYQISPRYMQYYHDSGYRFVKLGEEGLVDLNQFSLEGKQGAKLRTRFNKFARNSYKFSVLHPPYSKELLSVLKLISDSWLGEQKEKGFSVVSFSKQYVSRFPIALLHDPDGNVIAFATLATDYKNTISIDLMRKSSESPHGTMDVLFIHIFKWAKDNGYHTCSLGMTPLANVGNCKHSFTSEKLIRLAYLYGNTLYNFKGLKKFKNKFTSNWEPKYLAYKRTLLPITFLQLLLLINSKQTTKNKGSLPS
- a CDS encoding DUF6036 family nucleotidyltransferase — encoded protein: MSLIEKAKEQLQQLQSRNQFEKMLKVTAILTYLLEERRLRPIVVGGLAVEIYTRSDYTTTDIDLILSDREVANALLLELGFTKVGRHWYHEDLSVSIEIPNDILRDADEERVIELSLEKDLKVYVIAIEDIILNRLRACVHWKSSSDCEWGKRMLLLHRERLDIPYMFKQAKVDLTINILNEWIK
- a CDS encoding glycerol-3-phosphate responsive antiterminator, with amino-acid sequence MTLLHKIGKKPIIAALRDPKEVETAIKSNVDNIFFMGGNVQEVIKSVKLAKASNKGAFVHLDLIKGLSSVDKEVIEFVSEYIGVDGIITPKSHLVREAKKANLYGILHLFVLDSNALYKGKEMVANIQPDGIEIMPGILSKATREFSMVNENIPVIASGLIQSKAEVSDSLQAGATSLSVSEKDLWDLTFDELFIESNKQSTVDRVTRGRERSESTIG
- a CDS encoding alkaline phosphatase family protein — its product is MLSQNQSTIILLSIDGLANYYLEDPKVKMKNLRKLIESGTVAQGMNSIFPTATWAIHTSMVTGKYPNKHGVLGNRVVRKDIKQIGEYFGDRMWDKEDVLIGETIYDAAKRLGYKTASICWPVTRGAKSIDFNIPEFYEQDLFEKYSSQPFWNELKDAGFPVDQYGSWSTDHSRGQMQDWLTTEITKYLIQKRQANFIMLHYLLPDSFQHDYGTKSKEVYWALEYIDERIGDLIETLQSEGLWEDSHLFICSDHGFVDTKRTLYPNVLFKLNGLYDSQNPSNSKVLAVSNGGSSYVYLLEKDNIERERLRVVVRNLLNDTDGIRDVYEIDRFAELGLPGLGEHDNQRPDFVLECELDCFVHFEDSGNEVIVNESKIKGMHGYLPSHQQLKAMFIAVGKSFHSNHIIPEMNVVDIAPTIAKLLDVELENADGQVIEALFKEIRMIH